One stretch of Alcaligenes faecalis DNA includes these proteins:
- a CDS encoding helix-turn-helix domain-containing protein, translated as MNSQKDWTKISQASSKIERMEAFFSGYGFSPHRHDTYALGITLNGVHHFNYQKSMRRSLPGNAVIIHPDELHDGEAGTEAGFHYKILYLQPETIQQILGGKPLPFIPGGISSDQRLVSAIANLLSNLDLQLDSLEEDDGIYDIAQALHGASQPHKQRKKLNYQAAERARQFMLDTSNQVVTMEHLEQVSGTDRWSLSRDFRALFGTSPYRYLSLRRLEKAKKMIITGNALADVAAACGFTDQSHMTHHFSKVYGLPPGRWSKLMLRA; from the coding sequence ATGAACAGCCAAAAAGACTGGACGAAAATTTCCCAGGCAAGTTCAAAGATAGAAAGAATGGAGGCGTTCTTTTCTGGCTATGGATTTTCGCCCCATCGACATGACACCTACGCTTTAGGCATCACCCTCAATGGTGTCCATCACTTCAATTACCAGAAATCAATGCGGCGCAGCCTGCCAGGCAATGCCGTAATCATCCACCCGGATGAACTGCACGATGGTGAGGCCGGAACCGAGGCGGGCTTTCACTACAAAATTCTTTATCTCCAGCCTGAAACGATCCAACAAATACTGGGCGGCAAACCCTTACCATTTATCCCCGGGGGGATCTCCTCAGACCAAAGACTGGTGTCTGCGATTGCCAATCTGCTCTCCAACCTTGACCTCCAGCTGGATAGTCTTGAGGAGGACGATGGAATTTATGACATTGCCCAAGCGCTTCATGGCGCATCCCAGCCCCATAAACAACGGAAAAAATTGAATTATCAAGCCGCTGAGCGGGCTCGACAATTCATGCTGGATACCTCCAACCAAGTAGTGACAATGGAGCACTTGGAGCAAGTCTCGGGTACAGATCGATGGAGTCTATCGAGAGATTTTCGTGCTTTATTTGGCACGAGCCCATACCGCTACCTGAGTCTGCGGCGCCTTGAAAAAGCCAAAAAGATGATCATCACTGGCAACGCATTAGCCGATGTTGCCGCTGCCTGTGGCTTCACTGACCAAAGTCATATGACACACCACTTCTCCAAAGTGTATGGGCTACCACCTGGCCGCTGGTCCAAACTGATGCTGCGCGCCTAG
- a CDS encoding AzlC family ABC transporter permease: MASRNTTTDGLQTHSIRQTFIRVLPSALAMIPVSMLFGVLAYRADWSVLEILAAGLLGFTGSGQFAVLPLAESNTSFLTILIICASINCRYFPIALTTGKRLPKPFVSRVLVSHMLGDEAYATERNNDTVAETLCIRLTIFTFWVVSGVLGAVIAKSIPPAWLSTNIHLGFPASVVLVYLSVLQLKARIIGIYRKQIVLIALCMALAIAFYSLFGATYFWLPSVMISALLLDKWKARE; this comes from the coding sequence ATGGCGAGCCGCAACACCACTACCGATGGCCTCCAAACACACAGCATCAGGCAAACTTTTATCAGAGTGCTCCCATCCGCACTGGCCATGATTCCCGTGAGCATGCTGTTCGGCGTTTTAGCGTATCGAGCCGACTGGAGCGTTCTTGAAATCCTGGCCGCTGGTTTGCTGGGATTTACGGGTAGCGGGCAGTTTGCTGTACTGCCGCTGGCTGAGTCCAACACCAGTTTTCTGACAATACTGATTATTTGCGCATCCATTAACTGCCGCTACTTTCCTATTGCCCTCACAACAGGCAAGCGGCTGCCCAAGCCCTTTGTCTCTCGGGTTCTGGTGTCGCACATGCTGGGGGACGAGGCGTATGCCACGGAAAGAAATAACGATACGGTGGCAGAGACCCTCTGCATACGACTCACCATATTCACATTCTGGGTAGTTTCAGGAGTGTTGGGAGCAGTCATTGCCAAGTCCATTCCCCCTGCCTGGCTAAGCACCAATATTCATCTTGGTTTTCCCGCCAGTGTGGTGCTCGTCTATCTGTCTGTCCTGCAACTGAAGGCAAGGATCATCGGCATTTACCGCAAGCAGATTGTGTTGATTGCTCTGTGCATGGCCTTGGCAATCGCGTTCTACTCCCTGTTTGGAGCGACTTATTTTTGGCTCCCTAGCGTAATGATCAGCGCCCTACTTTTAGATAAATGGAAAGCTCGTGAATGA
- a CDS encoding AzlD domain-containing protein yields the protein MNEGISSSIAALFLTSLLVRVLPVAFNFQFPDRFAKWMETILPSAVFLNFLVYMFMQEIQIAAIPALLALSVTALLAYWSRGGLFLGVLGGCSSYYLLSTVLI from the coding sequence GTGAATGAAGGTATCAGTAGCTCCATCGCTGCACTCTTTTTGACCAGCCTGCTCGTTCGAGTCTTACCCGTGGCTTTCAATTTTCAGTTTCCTGATAGGTTTGCCAAATGGATGGAGACGATCTTACCTTCAGCTGTTTTTCTAAATTTCCTTGTTTATATGTTCATGCAGGAGATACAAATTGCAGCCATACCTGCTCTGCTTGCTCTCAGCGTCACCGCCCTTCTGGCTTACTGGAGTCGCGGCGGGCTGTTCCTTGGCGTGCTGGGCGGCTGCAGCTCGTACTATTTGTTGAGCACTGTGCTTATTTGA
- a CDS encoding type II toxin-antitoxin system HipA family toxin: MSISKPLYVYLQRPDTGQWVTVGRYIHDSSAKLGQFMYAPSYQDAGLPWSIDPVNLPLSGSVPIQASRYGGLHDALRDACPDAWGRLLIQRQHGLSDSSPNHAYLLKAGNAERWGALAVGSSPKPSIAELSAPPIAEIEKLSAELQAMQLRRPPVDPHLRRRLMATPSMGGARPKATVRDGDQFWLVKPILPSDTEDIPRLEHATQEWGRAVGLNFAQTAYTGFGEDSALSVMRSLRFDRQHGLRVMTLSAASLLQTEYPGHSGSSAWSYPNLARTLTMIGAPQEDAIELFCRMIFNAVIGNDDDHPRNHAIHYLHDQGRWRLTPAFDVVPNTDFTPQYLAMELSHGSRQISRANALHDAKAFGLSGDEEAAEMLDGLLARIEGQFDQVRLLLGPRLESLMQERLSEGLRRMRIV, encoded by the coding sequence ATGAGTATTTCTAAGCCTTTATACGTTTATTTGCAGCGGCCTGACACGGGTCAATGGGTGACTGTTGGCCGGTATATTCACGACTCGTCAGCCAAGCTTGGCCAGTTCATGTATGCGCCTAGCTATCAGGATGCAGGTCTACCATGGTCAATTGATCCGGTTAACTTACCGCTGAGTGGCTCTGTTCCAATTCAGGCGAGTCGCTATGGTGGCCTGCATGATGCGCTACGTGATGCTTGTCCCGACGCCTGGGGCCGGTTACTCATTCAAAGGCAACACGGATTAAGTGATAGCTCTCCAAACCATGCTTATCTTCTGAAGGCTGGTAATGCCGAGCGTTGGGGAGCACTGGCGGTCGGCTCTTCGCCTAAGCCCTCGATCGCAGAATTGTCCGCACCGCCCATCGCAGAAATTGAAAAGCTGAGTGCAGAGCTGCAAGCAATGCAGCTGCGCCGCCCTCCGGTGGATCCGCATTTGCGTCGCCGGCTGATGGCCACACCCAGTATGGGTGGAGCAAGACCGAAAGCAACCGTTCGTGATGGTGATCAGTTCTGGCTGGTGAAACCGATCCTGCCATCTGATACCGAGGATATTCCGCGTCTTGAACATGCAACTCAAGAGTGGGGCCGGGCAGTGGGCTTGAACTTTGCCCAAACCGCGTACACGGGTTTTGGTGAGGACTCTGCACTGAGCGTGATGCGCTCATTGAGGTTTGATCGCCAACATGGCCTTAGGGTCATGACATTGAGTGCGGCCTCCTTGCTGCAGACGGAGTATCCCGGTCATTCAGGCTCATCGGCCTGGAGTTATCCCAACTTGGCCAGAACGTTGACGATGATAGGCGCCCCTCAGGAGGATGCCATTGAATTGTTCTGTCGCATGATTTTCAATGCAGTTATTGGCAATGACGATGATCATCCCCGCAACCATGCAATCCATTATCTTCATGATCAGGGCCGATGGCGTTTGACGCCCGCTTTTGATGTCGTTCCTAATACAGATTTCACGCCTCAGTATCTGGCGATGGAGTTGAGTCATGGAAGCCGTCAGATCAGCCGAGCCAATGCGTTACATGATGCCAAAGCCTTTGGCTTGTCAGGCGATGAAGAGGCGGCGGAGATGCTTGACGGGCTGCTGGCCAGGATAGAAGGGCAATTTGATCAGGTGCGCCTCCTGCTTGGACCTCGTCTGGAATCGCTGATGCAGGAGCGGTTGTCTGAAGGACTGCGGCGCATGCGCATTGTGTAG
- a CDS encoding DUF6616 family protein: protein MSHYLIELYSPNAKWKALPAEQRQHFLTSLQEAMGGLSSLGIEVLSLTATEHDIDHASDHRFMGVWRFPDQQACKALLAGIKASGWYEYFDHINAAGAEGGFAQHLAELAKDSQLV from the coding sequence ATGTCTCACTATCTGATCGAGCTTTATTCGCCCAATGCCAAGTGGAAAGCACTGCCTGCAGAGCAGCGTCAGCATTTTTTGACCAGCCTTCAGGAAGCGATGGGTGGCCTCTCCAGCCTGGGTATCGAGGTGCTGTCCCTGACAGCGACTGAGCACGACATTGATCACGCCAGCGACCACCGCTTTATGGGTGTTTGGCGCTTCCCGGATCAACAGGCATGCAAGGCATTGCTGGCTGGTATCAAAGCCAGTGGCTGGTACGAGTATTTCGACCATATCAATGCCGCTGGGGCAGAAGGGGGTTTTGCTCAACACTTGGCGGAGCTGGCTAAGGATTCTCAGCTTGTTTGA
- a CDS encoding YncE family protein: MTSSTTRHLVRGLYLAIAMSLSAGYVHAKTPAPAGYQAVTQAQIMQKPTAAEVLEIVFSPAQSSLYVSSPNWKDETLSRTLVLDPKTLEIKQEIPMEAKSFGVALDDAANRLYLTQGFNGTIAVVDTVKNEVIKRIRVQDTINFQDTINAADFGQARKDGLLKMMERFKITEDFQYKTRELVVDKKNHRVFAPGLGLGFDSVLFVVNTQTMELEKVLPGFGYNVVGITLDEANNRLFVSNMQGQLMVVNTQTLNIDQVWEIEADQLLNLSYDPAQNRLFGVDQGIDRDDARNLHLEREYKRRSSGHQVFVLNADNGKTLATMPTGEVPIGVRFDAESQRLFVANRGGVREKEGKGSVSVFDTVNYKPLQTIELAPHPNSLEYIPAEKALYVSVKNDGNSKEKGTKERMVRIQF, translated from the coding sequence ATGACGTCGTCTACTACTCGCCATCTTGTGCGTGGTCTGTACCTTGCTATTGCAATGAGCTTGTCGGCCGGCTACGTACACGCCAAGACTCCTGCCCCTGCGGGCTACCAAGCCGTTACCCAAGCACAGATCATGCAAAAACCGACTGCCGCCGAAGTTCTGGAAATTGTCTTCAGCCCTGCACAATCCAGCTTGTACGTGTCCTCGCCCAACTGGAAGGACGAGACCTTGTCGCGCACGCTAGTGCTGGACCCCAAGACCCTGGAAATCAAGCAAGAGATTCCCATGGAAGCCAAGAGCTTTGGGGTGGCTCTGGATGATGCCGCCAACCGCTTGTATCTGACTCAAGGTTTCAACGGCACGATTGCGGTGGTTGATACCGTCAAGAACGAGGTTATCAAGCGCATTCGGGTGCAGGACACCATCAATTTCCAGGACACCATCAATGCTGCTGACTTTGGTCAGGCACGCAAAGATGGTTTGCTGAAGATGATGGAGCGTTTCAAGATCACCGAGGATTTCCAGTACAAGACGCGTGAACTGGTCGTGGACAAGAAAAACCACCGCGTGTTTGCGCCTGGCCTGGGCCTGGGTTTTGACAGCGTGCTGTTCGTGGTGAATACCCAGACCATGGAGCTGGAAAAAGTGCTGCCCGGCTTTGGCTATAACGTCGTGGGCATCACCCTGGACGAAGCCAATAACCGTCTGTTTGTGTCCAATATGCAGGGCCAACTGATGGTCGTGAACACCCAGACCTTGAACATTGATCAGGTCTGGGAAATTGAAGCCGACCAGTTGCTGAATCTGAGCTACGACCCCGCCCAGAACCGCTTGTTCGGTGTGGACCAAGGCATCGACCGTGATGATGCACGTAACCTGCATCTGGAGCGTGAATACAAGCGCCGCAGCTCGGGCCACCAAGTGTTTGTGCTGAACGCAGACAACGGCAAAACCCTGGCAACCATGCCTACCGGCGAAGTGCCGATTGGCGTGCGGTTTGACGCCGAATCCCAGCGTCTGTTTGTCGCTAACCGCGGCGGTGTGCGCGAGAAAGAAGGCAAGGGCTCGGTCAGTGTTTTCGACACGGTGAACTACAAGCCACTGCAAACCATTGAGCTGGCTCCGCACCCCAACAGCCTGGAATACATCCCCGCTGAAAAAGCCTTGTACGTGTCGGTGAAGAACGACGGCAATAGCAAGGAAAAAGGGACCAAAGAACGTATGGTGCGTATCCAGTTCTAA
- a CDS encoding TonB-dependent siderophore receptor codes for MHRRPDPLSLSKDAGSHCAPLRPLALALYVLMAGSAFVVSTQPAQAATQNSPTADKTQRYDIPAGPLSRVLMRFSQESGVYLVGAGSVAEGKQSAGLKGNYSVAQALDTLLAGTGIRYSRDANTVNLWPVTETTQLEPVRVKGTLNRATEDTGLYTLNGTSSTATRLNMDTQHTPQSVSVMTRQQMDDFGLTSFDDVMNFTTGVTANTAAVGGGFQFQARGFDISNVQVDGVQSSYRAAGRGAFNPISLDMDLYDRVEVVRGATGLLSPTGEPSALINLIRKRPQAEFGGKLSAQYGSWNDKRVTADVTGPLTDDGRLRMRVIGSRKQADSFMDGQDNKNDLLSGMLEYDLTDRTLLTAGYDYQTAKLRGEGNMGVPLFTSEGDRIDVSRSMSLVPDWTYWDKKHQNAFFSVEHEFENKWNAKLSYSHQRDDGDALITGLGQGVNPVVRPDGSGIGIRANLAANGYRQQDNLELSANGPFKLFGREHQLMFGFNGTRKRDTTYTMQVSDTRNWFIPNIYDWDGYMPEPSVSRTGEWNRAHTREYGFFAGTRLNIIDPLNVIMGMRLSDYKTYRDNYGKDGQFTGVSNELRNRNEITPYFGVTYDINPNLTAYASYTRLFQPQSYKDINENFLDPITGVNREIGLKGSLMEEALQFSLAAFETRQNNLAVLDPSVPDDFLLPDGSRPYVSSGAGNKTKGFEVELNGALTNNWNVFASYSYASTKNGEGERINTYIPSQTFRLGTMYQFSGALQGLSAGATVNWFGKRDLWTAGRPYTASNGKVLEDTHSSYALVGLHANYRVNQHWNAKLTVNNLFDKRYYDNFVIFRARYGAPRNVHLSIDYQW; via the coding sequence ATGCATCGTCGCCCCGATCCCCTTTCCCTGTCCAAGGATGCAGGATCGCATTGCGCCCCTTTGCGTCCGCTGGCCTTGGCCCTGTATGTGCTGATGGCCGGTAGTGCCTTTGTCGTGAGTACTCAGCCTGCCCAGGCGGCCACGCAAAACAGCCCGACGGCAGACAAGACCCAGCGTTATGACATTCCAGCCGGCCCCTTGAGCCGCGTGCTGATGCGCTTCTCGCAAGAAAGCGGTGTCTATCTGGTTGGCGCAGGCAGCGTGGCCGAAGGCAAGCAAAGCGCGGGCCTGAAAGGCAATTACAGCGTGGCGCAGGCTTTGGATACCTTGCTTGCGGGCACGGGCATTCGTTACTCGCGTGATGCCAATACGGTGAATTTGTGGCCGGTCACGGAAACCACTCAGCTGGAACCCGTGCGTGTTAAAGGCACTCTGAACCGCGCGACTGAAGACACTGGCCTGTACACACTGAATGGCACCAGCAGCACCGCCACCCGTTTGAATATGGACACCCAGCACACGCCGCAATCGGTCAGTGTGATGACGCGCCAGCAAATGGATGATTTTGGCCTGACCAGCTTCGATGATGTGATGAACTTCACCACTGGCGTTACCGCTAATACGGCGGCCGTGGGTGGCGGGTTTCAGTTTCAGGCCCGTGGCTTTGACATCAGCAATGTGCAGGTAGATGGCGTGCAAAGCAGCTACCGTGCTGCCGGGCGTGGTGCGTTCAACCCAATTTCTCTGGATATGGATCTATACGACCGCGTAGAAGTCGTGCGCGGTGCAACAGGCTTGCTGTCTCCTACCGGCGAACCTTCCGCTTTGATCAACCTGATTCGCAAACGTCCTCAAGCCGAGTTTGGTGGCAAGTTAAGCGCCCAATACGGTTCCTGGAACGACAAGCGCGTGACGGCAGACGTGACCGGCCCGCTGACCGACGACGGCCGTTTGCGCATGCGCGTTATTGGCTCCCGCAAGCAGGCGGACTCTTTCATGGATGGCCAGGACAACAAGAACGACTTGCTGTCCGGCATGCTGGAATATGACCTGACCGACCGCACTTTGCTGACCGCAGGCTACGACTACCAGACCGCCAAGCTGCGAGGCGAAGGCAATATGGGCGTACCTCTGTTTACCAGCGAGGGTGACCGTATCGACGTTTCGCGTTCCATGTCGCTGGTGCCGGATTGGACCTACTGGGACAAGAAGCATCAAAACGCCTTCTTCTCGGTCGAGCACGAGTTTGAAAACAAGTGGAACGCCAAGCTCAGCTACAGCCATCAGCGTGACGATGGTGATGCCCTGATTACTGGCTTGGGGCAGGGTGTGAACCCCGTGGTGCGCCCGGACGGATCCGGCATTGGCATTCGCGCCAATCTGGCCGCCAATGGCTATCGCCAGCAGGACAACCTGGAGTTGTCGGCCAATGGTCCTTTCAAGCTGTTTGGCCGTGAGCACCAACTGATGTTTGGTTTTAACGGCACTCGCAAGCGTGACACCACGTACACCATGCAGGTTAGCGATACCCGCAACTGGTTCATCCCTAATATTTACGACTGGGACGGCTATATGCCCGAGCCCAGCGTCAGCCGCACAGGTGAATGGAACCGGGCCCACACACGCGAATACGGCTTCTTTGCAGGCACGCGCCTGAATATTATTGATCCGCTGAATGTGATCATGGGCATGCGCTTGTCGGATTACAAAACCTACCGCGACAACTACGGTAAAGACGGCCAGTTCACCGGCGTGTCCAACGAGCTGCGTAACCGCAATGAAATTACGCCGTACTTTGGGGTGACGTATGACATCAACCCGAACCTGACGGCCTACGCCAGCTATACCCGCCTGTTTCAGCCGCAAAGCTACAAGGATATCAACGAGAATTTCCTGGACCCCATTACTGGGGTTAACCGTGAAATTGGTCTGAAAGGCAGCTTGATGGAGGAGGCCCTGCAGTTCTCCCTGGCCGCTTTCGAGACCCGTCAAAACAACCTGGCCGTGCTGGACCCTTCGGTGCCGGATGACTTCCTCTTGCCCGATGGCAGCCGCCCCTACGTATCCTCGGGTGCTGGCAACAAGACCAAGGGTTTTGAAGTGGAGCTGAACGGCGCGCTGACTAATAACTGGAACGTGTTTGCCTCCTACAGCTACGCCAGCACCAAGAACGGTGAAGGCGAGCGGATCAACACCTACATTCCCAGCCAAACCTTCCGTCTGGGCACCATGTACCAATTCTCCGGTGCGCTGCAAGGCCTGAGCGCCGGTGCCACCGTGAACTGGTTCGGCAAGCGTGATCTGTGGACGGCTGGTCGTCCTTACACCGCCAGCAATGGCAAGGTGCTGGAAGACACCCACAGCAGCTATGCCCTGGTTGGCCTGCATGCCAATTACCGCGTGAACCAGCACTGGAATGCCAAGCTCACCGTCAACAACCTCTTTGACAAGCGTTACTACGACAACTTCGTGATCTTCCGGGCACGTTACGGCGCACCGCGCAATGTGCATCTGTCCATTGATTACCAGTGGTAA
- a CDS encoding FecR domain-containing protein produces MKHGSSFSSSSTPPHAVLMQAAEWYACLRDGKASAAQRSAWQSWLKQDEAHSTAWRYVEEVSRSFEPVRSAPDSRRVVEKLHTANERLHQRRRVLAGVAALAGTGVLSWLGWRQSWLPSSVLALAADHSTQTGEQSQIVLADGTRLWLNTASAIDVQFTAQARHIVLISGEIFIQTAKDDTERPFTVQTPQGNMRALGTQFNVRMDKDCTQLAVYEGAVQVSTAKGQNTATVQAGKQVHFSAQRIRQSMDAEQAREAWTKGVLVADNIALRSVIKELGRYRKGYLGVDDAVADLKVYGSFPIHDTDRVLKMLASALPIRIDQPMPWWTSVQALD; encoded by the coding sequence ATGAAGCACGGTTCCAGTTTTTCTTCCTCGTCCACGCCTCCCCACGCTGTTTTGATGCAAGCCGCCGAATGGTATGCCTGTCTGCGCGACGGTAAAGCCAGTGCGGCGCAGCGTTCTGCCTGGCAGAGCTGGCTCAAGCAGGATGAGGCGCACAGCACCGCCTGGCGCTATGTGGAGGAAGTCAGCCGCAGTTTTGAGCCTGTGCGTAGCGCGCCGGATTCACGCCGTGTGGTGGAGAAACTGCATACGGCCAACGAGCGTTTGCATCAGCGTCGCCGCGTTCTGGCCGGTGTGGCTGCGCTGGCAGGAACGGGAGTTCTCAGCTGGCTGGGCTGGCGTCAGTCCTGGCTGCCATCCAGTGTGCTGGCCTTGGCCGCCGACCATTCCACACAAACCGGCGAGCAGAGCCAGATTGTGCTGGCCGATGGCACCCGCTTGTGGCTGAACACCGCCTCTGCCATTGATGTGCAATTCACCGCACAGGCACGCCATATCGTTCTGATTTCGGGCGAGATCTTTATCCAGACGGCCAAGGACGACACGGAAAGACCTTTCACCGTTCAAACCCCGCAGGGCAATATGCGTGCCCTGGGTACGCAATTCAATGTGCGTATGGACAAGGACTGTACGCAGTTGGCGGTCTATGAAGGGGCCGTGCAGGTGTCTACGGCAAAAGGTCAAAACACCGCCACGGTACAGGCGGGCAAGCAGGTCCACTTTAGTGCGCAGCGTATCCGGCAAAGCATGGACGCCGAGCAGGCGCGTGAGGCCTGGACCAAAGGTGTACTGGTGGCTGACAACATCGCCTTGCGTAGCGTGATCAAGGAATTGGGCCGTTACCGCAAAGGCTATCTGGGTGTGGATGATGCCGTAGCGGACCTGAAGGTCTATGGCAGCTTCCCCATCCATGACACGGACCGTGTGCTGAAAATGCTGGCTTCGGCATTGCCGATTCGTATCGATCAGCCCATGCCCTGGTGGACCAGTGTGCAAGCTCTGGATTGA
- a CDS encoding sigma-70 family RNA polymerase sigma factor: MSSSVLPLSGMYSAESVESLYCDHHSWLQRWLHHRLGGADQAADLAQDTFVRLLSSRSRWQFASPGEARAYLRKTAQNLCINLWRRQEIEQAWLDILAATPENFYPSAERQAMILQALEEISAMLSSLSPKAAKAFTLAVICDMTDDEVGAEMGISGRMVRKYVAQAMLGCISLHACQTVAELRQEPQY, translated from the coding sequence GTGTCATCTTCAGTTCTTCCCTTGTCAGGCATGTATTCGGCCGAGTCGGTCGAGTCACTGTACTGCGACCACCATAGTTGGTTGCAGCGCTGGCTGCATCACCGCTTGGGTGGCGCAGATCAGGCGGCTGACTTGGCGCAGGACACCTTTGTACGCTTGTTAAGCAGCCGTTCCCGCTGGCAATTTGCCAGTCCTGGCGAGGCCCGCGCCTACTTGCGCAAGACAGCGCAAAACCTGTGCATCAATCTGTGGCGACGTCAGGAAATTGAACAGGCCTGGCTGGATATTCTGGCCGCTACGCCCGAGAACTTTTACCCTTCGGCAGAACGTCAGGCCATGATTTTGCAGGCGCTGGAAGAGATCAGCGCCATGCTCAGCAGCCTGTCTCCCAAAGCGGCCAAGGCGTTTACCCTGGCCGTCATTTGCGATATGACAGACGACGAGGTCGGCGCAGAAATGGGTATTTCCGGCCGCATGGTGCGCAAGTACGTGGCACAAGCCATGTTGGGCTGCATCAGTCTGCATGCTTGCCAGACCGTAGCCGAATTGCGTCAGGAACCTCAGTACTAA
- the glmS gene encoding glutamine--fructose-6-phosphate transaminase (isomerizing), giving the protein MCGIVGAVAQRDIVPVLLEGLKRLEYRGYDSCGVAVHAQGQLLRARSTQRVAELQEQVKADHLQGFTGIAHTRWATHGAPATHNAHPHFSGKGKARIALVHNGIIENHDELRVELQSIGYVFESQTDTEVIAHLIDHLYNGDLFEAVQQVIRRLTGAYAIAVFCQDEPHRVVGARHGSPLVVGVGQSENFLASDALALAGTTDQIIYLEDGDVIDLQINKVWIMDKDGRSVDRPVHTVHLHTAAAELGPYRHFMQKEIFEQPRAVGDTLQDIESVTPELFGDQAYKVFQDIDNVLILACGTSYYAGLTARYWIESLAKIPVNVEIASEYRYRDSVPNPRTLVVTISQSGETADTLAALKHARSLGMEQTLTICNVATSAMVRECKLSYITRAGVEIGVASTKAFTTQLTALFLLTIALAQVKGHLNQEQEGDYLKALRHLPTAIAAVLALEPQIMAWADRFASKENALFLGRGMHYPIAMEGALKLKEISYIHAEGYPAGELKHGPLALVTEAMPVVTIAPRDELLEKLKSNIEEVHARGGELYVFADADTRIGSSERVHVIRMPEHYGKLSPILHTVTLQLLAYHTACSRGTDVDKPRNLAKSVTVE; this is encoded by the coding sequence ATGTGTGGAATTGTTGGCGCTGTGGCGCAACGCGATATTGTCCCCGTGCTGCTGGAAGGTTTGAAGCGTCTGGAGTACCGGGGCTACGATTCTTGCGGCGTTGCTGTTCATGCGCAGGGCCAGTTGTTGCGGGCACGCAGTACACAGCGCGTGGCCGAGCTGCAAGAACAGGTCAAGGCAGATCATCTGCAAGGCTTTACCGGCATTGCTCACACTCGCTGGGCAACGCATGGCGCGCCTGCTACTCACAATGCTCACCCGCATTTCTCCGGCAAGGGCAAAGCACGTATTGCGTTGGTGCATAACGGCATCATCGAGAACCACGACGAACTGCGCGTCGAGCTGCAAAGCATTGGCTACGTGTTCGAGAGCCAAACCGACACCGAAGTGATCGCTCACCTGATCGACCATCTGTACAACGGTGATCTGTTCGAAGCCGTGCAGCAAGTCATCCGTCGATTGACCGGCGCTTATGCGATTGCCGTGTTCTGTCAGGACGAGCCTCACCGTGTGGTTGGTGCTCGCCATGGTTCGCCCCTGGTGGTGGGCGTGGGTCAGAGCGAAAACTTCCTGGCTTCGGATGCCCTGGCCTTGGCTGGCACGACCGATCAAATCATCTACCTGGAAGACGGTGATGTGATCGATTTGCAGATCAATAAAGTGTGGATCATGGACAAGGATGGCCGCTCTGTTGATCGTCCGGTACACACCGTGCATCTGCATACCGCCGCCGCTGAATTGGGCCCATACCGCCACTTCATGCAAAAGGAAATCTTCGAGCAGCCTCGCGCTGTGGGCGATACCTTGCAAGACATTGAAAGTGTCACGCCCGAGCTGTTTGGCGACCAGGCCTACAAGGTTTTTCAGGACATCGACAATGTGCTGATTCTGGCTTGCGGCACCAGCTACTACGCCGGTCTGACCGCCCGTTACTGGATCGAGTCTCTGGCCAAAATCCCCGTCAACGTGGAAATTGCCAGCGAATACCGCTACCGCGACAGCGTGCCCAACCCGCGCACTTTGGTGGTGACAATTTCCCAGTCCGGCGAAACTGCCGATACTCTGGCTGCCTTGAAACATGCCCGCAGCCTGGGCATGGAACAAACCCTGACCATCTGCAACGTGGCCACCAGCGCCATGGTGCGCGAGTGCAAGCTGTCCTACATCACCCGTGCCGGTGTAGAAATTGGCGTGGCTTCCACTAAAGCCTTCACCACCCAGCTGACCGCCTTGTTCCTGCTGACCATCGCACTGGCTCAAGTCAAAGGACACCTGAATCAGGAGCAGGAAGGCGACTACCTGAAAGCCTTGCGTCACCTGCCTACCGCTATCGCAGCCGTGCTGGCTCTGGAGCCGCAAATCATGGCCTGGGCGGACCGTTTTGCCAGCAAGGAAAACGCCTTGTTCCTGGGCCGTGGCATGCATTACCCCATCGCCATGGAAGGCGCGTTGAAGCTGAAAGAAATCAGCTACATCCACGCCGAAGGCTATCCCGCCGGTGAACTGAAACACGGCCCTCTGGCCCTGGTCACCGAAGCCATGCCCGTGGTCACCATCGCCCCACGCGACGAGCTGCTGGAAAAGCTGAAATCCAATATCGAAGAAGTCCATGCACGCGGTGGCGAACTGTATGTGTTTGCCGACGCCGATACACGCATTGGCAGCAGCGAGCGTGTGCATGTCATCCGCATGCCTGAACACTACGGCAAGCTGTCCCCAATCCTGCATACCGTGACGCTGCAATTGCTGGCGTATCACACGGCTTGCTCGCGCGGCACGGACGTGGATAAGCCACGTAATTTAGCCAAGAGTGTGACTGTCGAATAA